Proteins encoded in a region of the Paenibacillus pedocola genome:
- a CDS encoding ABC transporter ATP-binding protein: MLKLDNVSKLFNPGTPDEKIALFGIDLELRAGDFVTIIGSNGAGKSTLMNVISGVMRPDLGEARIDGSSISHLPEFQRARWIGRVFQDPMAGTAPHMTIEENLAMAYKRGQKRGLSFGVNAARRSMFREQLSRLGIGLENRLRAKVGLLSGGERQALSLLMATFTQPQILLLDEHTAALDPARAELITKLTESIVREMKLTTLMVTHNMEQAIRLGNRLIMMDKGSVILDIDEERKKDLTVERLLGEFEAISGHKLADDRMMLG; encoded by the coding sequence ATGCTAAAGCTTGATAATGTCTCCAAGCTGTTCAATCCCGGCACACCCGATGAGAAAATCGCGCTGTTCGGCATTGATCTGGAGCTTCGTGCCGGAGATTTCGTGACGATTATCGGAAGCAACGGAGCAGGCAAGTCTACGCTGATGAATGTGATTTCCGGCGTGATGCGGCCGGATCTGGGCGAAGCCCGGATCGATGGAAGCTCTATCAGCCACTTGCCGGAGTTCCAGCGGGCCCGCTGGATCGGGCGGGTCTTTCAGGACCCGATGGCCGGAACAGCGCCGCATATGACCATTGAAGAGAACTTGGCGATGGCTTACAAGAGAGGCCAGAAGCGCGGGCTATCCTTTGGCGTTAATGCCGCCAGACGATCTATGTTCCGCGAACAGCTGAGCCGCCTGGGTATCGGGCTGGAGAACCGGCTGCGCGCCAAAGTGGGACTTCTGTCCGGCGGGGAGCGGCAGGCGCTCAGCCTGCTGATGGCGACCTTTACCCAGCCGCAAATTTTGCTGCTGGATGAGCATACGGCAGCACTCGATCCTGCCCGGGCGGAACTGATTACCAAGCTGACCGAATCCATCGTCCGCGAGATGAAGCTCACGACGCTGATGGTTACCCATAACATGGAACAAGCAATCCGCCTGGGTAACCGTCTGATCATGATGGATAAAGGATCGGTTATTCTGGATATTGATGAAGAGCGAAAGAAGGATCTGACTGTAGAACGTCTGCTTGGCGAGTTTGAAGCGATCAGCGGACACAAGCTGGCGGATGACCGGATGATGCTCGGCTAA
- a CDS encoding GntR family transcriptional regulator → MKPKYQVILEDIKSNILSGTYSVGNQIPTESALQEMYQVSRQTVRKAILELANEGFLRSEKGSGTYVSNQFRSKTGGNSNNKTIGVITTYISDYIFPSIIRGIESRLNEDDYSLLLASTNNDVAQEKKALEMMLSFGVDGLIIEPTKSNLYNPNIAYYLTFKEQDVPFIMINAYYEELEVPFFCLDDVQSSYLATKELISNGHTQIGIIAKMDDLQGKYRMKGYIKALGEAKLRFHPEQVLSFYTETKQELSANLKNFLTENRGALTAIVCYNDEVGLEVVQVCRQLDISVPGELSIIGQDNSYIAKNANITLTTLTHPQEQMGRDAADWVIKKLQGKKDLRDQTYYQPVLVEGETVRKR, encoded by the coding sequence GTGAAACCAAAGTATCAGGTCATCCTTGAAGATATAAAAAGCAATATTCTATCAGGAACATACAGCGTAGGGAACCAGATCCCCACGGAATCCGCTCTGCAGGAGATGTATCAAGTCAGCCGGCAGACGGTACGAAAGGCGATTTTGGAGCTTGCAAACGAAGGTTTCCTGCGAAGTGAGAAAGGCTCGGGCACTTATGTCAGCAATCAGTTCCGCTCCAAAACCGGCGGGAATTCCAATAATAAAACAATCGGCGTCATTACGACTTACATCTCTGATTACATCTTCCCTTCCATTATCCGCGGGATTGAGTCCAGATTGAACGAAGATGATTATTCCTTGCTGCTGGCCAGTACAAATAACGATGTCGCCCAGGAAAAGAAAGCACTAGAGATGATGCTGTCCTTTGGGGTGGACGGTCTGATCATTGAGCCTACGAAAAGTAACCTGTACAATCCCAATATCGCCTACTACCTGACGTTCAAAGAACAGGATGTCCCGTTCATCATGATTAATGCCTATTATGAGGAATTGGAGGTTCCTTTCTTTTGCCTCGATGACGTTCAATCCAGCTACCTGGCTACTAAGGAATTGATCTCTAACGGACACACACAGATTGGGATCATCGCCAAAATGGACGATTTGCAGGGAAAGTACCGGATGAAAGGCTATATCAAAGCACTCGGAGAAGCCAAGCTACGGTTTCACCCGGAACAGGTCCTTTCCTTCTATACAGAGACGAAGCAGGAGCTGTCCGCCAACTTAAAGAACTTCCTGACCGAAAATAGAGGCGCATTAACTGCAATTGTCTGTTATAACGATGAGGTTGGCCTGGAGGTCGTACAGGTGTGCAGACAACTTGATATTTCGGTTCCCGGAGAGTTGTCCATTATTGGCCAGGATAATTCTTATATTGCCAAAAATGCGAACATCACACTGACGACCTTGACCCACCCTCAGGAACAAATGGGGCGGGATGCCGCCGACTGGGTTATAAAGAAGCTGCAGGGAAAAAAGGATCTGCGCGATCAAACCTACTATCAGCCTGTGCTGGTTGAAGGCGAGACGGTAAGGAAAAGATAA
- a CDS encoding GNAT family N-acetyltransferase has product MQNYQITKMKDFSKAQIDPIHRLEQLCKTFDCSSLRVGLESLKEIDGDEAFLCHTGNQIIGFLSWYTSDGKEANINGMVHPDYRRQGIFRGLLEHAASDMQTQGIETYRFRIPANSEPGMECIRYLGADFATSEFTMMLNRGQVEDSLLPSHSIDLRLEQASDFEFMVSCSSLAFGDSESWTRSYLTRTKGPERITYIATESMIPVGMIRINYLAAGLAVIHDFCVLPAYQGKGLGGEILGAAVKLLLDQKDVRVRLGVITHNRRALNLYQRAGFEISAESHYYVIAADKF; this is encoded by the coding sequence ATGCAAAATTATCAAATTACAAAAATGAAGGACTTTTCCAAAGCTCAAATTGATCCAATCCACAGACTGGAACAATTATGCAAGACATTTGATTGTTCAAGTTTAAGAGTGGGCTTAGAAAGTCTTAAAGAAATTGACGGTGATGAAGCCTTTCTGTGCCATACCGGTAACCAGATCATCGGATTCCTCAGCTGGTATACCTCGGATGGGAAGGAAGCGAATATTAATGGTATGGTCCACCCGGACTACCGCCGCCAGGGTATATTTCGCGGATTACTGGAACATGCCGCATCAGACATGCAGACACAGGGCATCGAAACTTACCGTTTCAGGATTCCGGCCAATTCTGAGCCAGGTATGGAGTGTATTCGGTATCTAGGCGCTGATTTTGCAACATCTGAATTTACCATGATGCTAAATCGCGGACAAGTGGAAGACTCTTTGCTGCCCAGTCACTCCATAGATCTGCGGCTTGAGCAGGCTTCCGATTTTGAGTTCATGGTTAGCTGCTCCTCCCTGGCGTTTGGCGATTCAGAATCATGGACCAGAAGTTATTTAACACGTACCAAAGGACCGGAACGGATCACTTACATTGCAACGGAGAGCATGATTCCGGTCGGGATGATCAGAATCAATTACCTGGCAGCAGGTCTTGCTGTCATTCATGATTTTTGTGTGCTTCCTGCATACCAGGGCAAAGGGCTGGGTGGTGAAATCCTTGGTGCGGCAGTTAAACTCTTGCTGGATCAGAAGGATGTTCGGGTGCGTCTTGGAGTCATCACTCACAATAGGCGGGCATTGAATCTGTATCAGAGAGCAGGATTTGAGATCTCTGCGGAGTCTCATTATTATGTGATCGCGGCGGACAAATTCTAA
- a CDS encoding ABC transporter permease has translation MYNSMLGAVEMGLLYAFMALGVYITFRILDFPDLTVDGSFTTGGAIAAVMITNGYSPWLATLCALAGGMLAGMCTGLLHTKGKINGLLSGILMMIALYSINLRILGKPNVSLMGETTLFSSINPLLVMPFVVILVKVLMDLFLRTDLGLALRATGDNARMIRSFGVNTDTTTILGISLSNGMVALSGALIAQYSTFADSSMGIGMIVIGLASVIIGEAIFGARSVFRATLAAVLGSIVYRIVVALALRVPWLEASDLKLITAIIVIIALLFPSLQRYLKTKNTARRRTAELEDLALRNKKGGAADAKA, from the coding sequence ATGTATAATTCAATGCTTGGAGCCGTGGAAATGGGCCTCTTGTATGCTTTTATGGCTTTAGGGGTTTATATTACGTTCCGGATTCTCGATTTCCCGGATTTAACCGTGGATGGAAGCTTTACAACCGGCGGTGCAATTGCCGCTGTGATGATTACAAACGGTTATTCACCATGGCTGGCTACTCTTTGTGCGCTGGCAGGAGGTATGCTGGCCGGCATGTGTACAGGCCTGCTGCATACCAAAGGTAAGATTAACGGACTGCTGTCAGGGATACTGATGATGATTGCGCTTTATTCGATCAACCTGCGGATATTAGGCAAACCGAATGTTTCGCTGATGGGGGAAACAACATTATTCAGCTCGATTAACCCGCTGCTTGTAATGCCGTTTGTTGTGATCCTGGTTAAGGTTCTAATGGATCTGTTTCTGCGGACTGACCTGGGACTCGCTCTGCGGGCAACAGGAGACAATGCGCGGATGATCCGCAGCTTTGGCGTGAACACCGATACTACGACTATTCTCGGCATCAGCCTGTCGAACGGGATGGTGGCGCTCTCGGGCGCACTAATCGCCCAGTATTCCACTTTTGCCGATTCATCTATGGGTATAGGAATGATTGTTATCGGTCTGGCCTCGGTAATTATCGGGGAAGCTATCTTTGGAGCACGTAGCGTATTCCGGGCCACATTGGCTGCAGTTCTCGGCTCTATCGTGTACCGGATTGTTGTCGCACTGGCTCTGAGAGTTCCTTGGCTAGAGGCCTCCGATCTGAAACTGATTACAGCCATTATTGTCATTATTGCACTGCTGTTCCCTTCCCTTCAGCGTTATCTGAAAACGAAGAATACAGCACGCAGGCGTACGGCCGAGCTTGAAGATCTGGCGTTGCGCAACAAGAAAGGGGGAGCAGCTGATGCTAAAGCTTGA
- the araA gene encoding L-arabinose isomerase, translating into MSTAGTKVFWFVVGSQHLYGEEALAEVKANAQVMTDALNESGVLPYPLVLQDLAVSADKITTLMKEVNYRDEVAGVITWMHTFSPAKMWIRGTKLLQKPLLHLATQYNESIPWATIDMDFMNLNQAAHGDREYGFINARLKKQNKVVVGYWGRAEVQKQIAEWMDVAVAYNESFTIKVARFGDNMRNVGVTEGDKVEAQIQFGWTVDYFGIGDLVQYVNAVKEEEIDALFAEYAELYDFEYGSYSKEAWEASVKVQASYEIALKRFLDNGGYTAFTTNFEDLYGMKQLPGLAVQRLMAQGYGFAGEGDWKTAALDRLLKVMSHNQNTGFMEDYTYELTAGQESILQSHMLEVDPTLASNKPKVLVSPLGIGDREDPARLVFDGKAGDGVVVSMADFGTHYKLLINEVTAFEPTVPAPNLPVARVLWNVKPNFQDGVKAWIENGGGHHTVVSLNLTTDQIVTYAKLVNLEYVVIK; encoded by the coding sequence ATGTCAACAGCAGGAACAAAAGTATTCTGGTTTGTCGTAGGTTCACAACATCTGTACGGGGAAGAAGCACTCGCGGAAGTTAAAGCTAATGCACAAGTAATGACCGATGCCCTGAATGAAAGCGGCGTTCTGCCATACCCGCTGGTATTGCAGGATCTGGCAGTTAGTGCAGACAAAATTACTACCCTCATGAAGGAAGTTAACTATCGTGACGAGGTTGCCGGGGTTATTACCTGGATGCATACTTTCTCCCCTGCAAAAATGTGGATCCGCGGGACTAAATTACTGCAGAAGCCGCTGCTTCATCTGGCTACGCAATACAATGAAAGTATTCCTTGGGCTACCATCGACATGGACTTCATGAACCTCAATCAGGCTGCTCATGGTGACCGTGAATATGGATTTATCAATGCCCGTCTGAAGAAACAGAATAAAGTGGTAGTAGGGTACTGGGGACGTGCAGAAGTTCAGAAGCAAATCGCAGAGTGGATGGATGTAGCGGTTGCTTACAATGAAAGCTTCACGATCAAGGTTGCACGCTTTGGCGATAACATGCGCAACGTTGGCGTAACGGAAGGCGATAAGGTAGAAGCGCAGATTCAATTTGGCTGGACCGTTGACTACTTCGGCATCGGCGATCTTGTTCAGTACGTAAATGCTGTAAAGGAAGAAGAAATTGATGCTCTGTTTGCTGAGTATGCTGAACTTTATGATTTCGAATATGGATCATACAGCAAGGAAGCCTGGGAAGCCAGCGTAAAAGTTCAGGCGAGTTATGAAATTGCCCTCAAACGCTTCCTGGATAACGGCGGCTATACAGCCTTCACAACGAACTTTGAAGATCTCTACGGAATGAAACAGCTTCCAGGTCTGGCCGTTCAGCGTCTGATGGCACAAGGATACGGTTTCGCCGGAGAAGGAGATTGGAAGACTGCAGCACTCGATCGTCTGTTGAAAGTAATGAGCCATAACCAGAACACCGGTTTCATGGAAGATTATACTTATGAATTGACCGCAGGCCAAGAATCGATTCTGCAATCCCACATGCTTGAGGTTGACCCGACACTGGCCAGCAATAAACCTAAGGTTCTCGTATCCCCGCTCGGCATCGGCGACCGTGAAGATCCGGCCCGTCTGGTGTTTGACGGTAAGGCAGGAGATGGCGTGGTTGTTTCCATGGCTGACTTCGGCACGCATTACAAACTGCTGATCAATGAGGTTACTGCCTTTGAACCGACAGTTCCTGCTCCAAATCTTCCTGTAGCCCGTGTACTGTGGAACGTAAAGCCAAACTTCCAGGACGGGGTTAAAGCATGGATTGAAAACGGCGGCGGTCACCACACTGTGGTTTCCTTGAATCTGACGACAGATCAAATCGTTACTTATGCTAAGCTGGTTAACCTGGAATACGTAGTTATTAAATAA
- a CDS encoding MgtC/SapB family protein, which produces MSIDLHTESIVKLLVAMLFGLFIGIDRQLKQKPLGIRTSMVISIASCLVTLVSIHAYDKFGGNEHPNMDPMRLAAQIVSGIGFLGAGVILRRGGDAISGLTSAALIWTASGIGIAVGAGFYVEAGYAVVLLMFAVNAVPLLIKAVGPEVLNKHEISVKIIMEPNYVLTEVIQKIEGRQMTDKRKTRSPGRTIRRMKIKDLDDGRQLIDMVLSAPDRDYATEIYYDVKKIEHVMSVEVEQL; this is translated from the coding sequence ATGAGTATTGATCTGCACACGGAATCCATTGTAAAACTGCTTGTGGCCATGCTGTTCGGGCTGTTCATCGGTATTGACCGGCAATTGAAGCAGAAACCGCTGGGGATTCGGACCAGTATGGTCATTAGTATTGCAAGCTGTCTGGTTACACTTGTCTCCATTCATGCTTACGACAAATTCGGGGGGAACGAGCATCCCAATATGGACCCGATGCGTCTGGCGGCGCAGATCGTCAGCGGGATCGGTTTCCTGGGGGCAGGCGTTATCCTGCGCAGAGGCGGGGATGCCATATCGGGTCTGACTTCTGCAGCACTGATCTGGACGGCTTCCGGGATTGGAATCGCGGTCGGCGCCGGTTTTTATGTAGAAGCGGGTTATGCAGTTGTGCTCCTGATGTTCGCGGTCAATGCTGTCCCACTGTTAATCAAAGCGGTTGGCCCGGAAGTGCTGAACAAACATGAAATTTCAGTGAAAATCATTATGGAGCCGAACTATGTACTGACCGAGGTGATTCAGAAGATTGAAGGGCGGCAGATGACCGATAAGCGAAAAACGCGGAGTCCCGGCCGGACCATCCGGCGGATGAAAATTAAAGATCTGGATGACGGCAGACAGCTGATCGATATGGTGCTGTCAGCACCGGACCGGGATTATGCTACGGAAATTTATTATGATGTGAAGAAAATCGAACATGTGATGAGCGTAGAAGTCGAACAGTTATAA
- a CDS encoding L-ribulose-5-phosphate 4-epimerase gives MLEQLKEEVFQANLDLPKHGLVKYTWGNVSAVDRESRLFVIKPSGVNYDKMKPSDMVVVDFDGKVVEGEMRPSSDTPTHAVLYKHYEEIGGIVHTHSTWATIWAQAGLDVPVMGTTHADTFYGSVPCARFLTQEEIDRGYEAETGRVIIETFEQRGLDILAVPGVLLKGHAPFTWGKDAKSAVMNSVVLEEVSKMNLFARQLNSFAEELPQRILDKHYLRKHGKDAYYGQK, from the coding sequence GTGTTAGAGCAACTGAAGGAAGAAGTATTTCAGGCGAATCTGGATTTGCCTAAACATGGACTCGTGAAATACACCTGGGGAAATGTAAGCGCCGTTGACCGTGAGAGCCGCTTATTTGTTATCAAACCCAGCGGCGTAAATTACGACAAAATGAAGCCTAGTGACATGGTAGTTGTTGATTTTGACGGCAAAGTAGTTGAAGGGGAGATGAGACCTTCTTCAGATACACCAACCCATGCGGTACTGTATAAGCACTACGAGGAGATCGGCGGTATCGTGCATACACATTCGACCTGGGCGACCATTTGGGCTCAAGCCGGCCTGGATGTACCTGTTATGGGAACTACTCATGCAGACACGTTCTATGGTTCTGTTCCTTGTGCCCGGTTCTTAACCCAAGAGGAGATTGACCGTGGTTATGAAGCGGAAACCGGCCGTGTCATCATCGAGACGTTTGAGCAGCGCGGGCTGGATATTTTAGCAGTACCCGGTGTTCTGCTTAAAGGCCATGCTCCCTTCACCTGGGGCAAAGATGCGAAATCGGCAGTCATGAACAGCGTCGTGCTTGAAGAGGTTTCGAAAATGAATCTGTTCGCAAGACAATTGAACAGCTTCGCTGAAGAATTGCCGCAGCGTATTCTGGATAAGCATTATTTGCGCAAACACGGGAAAGACGCCTACTACGGGCAGAAGTAA
- a CDS encoding SDR family oxidoreductase gives MTVQKLAGKVAIVTGGGSGIGRASVLEFARNGAKVVMLDRTPEHAEKVKRQIEQEGGEAVVIACDIEHPQQVEEAVKQAAEKWGRLDIVFANAGINGAMTPIETMDIEAWDQTIHINLRGTFATVKYAIPYMKEKGGSILINSSINGNRVFSNIGFSAYSTTKAGQVAFMKMAALELAQYKIRVNAICPGAITTNIDDNTYPSDDLKEVQIEVNFPDGGQPLEDGPGRPDQVARLALFLASEDSDHITGTEIYCDGAESLLHG, from the coding sequence ATGACAGTTCAAAAGCTTGCAGGCAAGGTAGCGATTGTAACAGGCGGGGGTTCGGGTATCGGACGGGCATCGGTGCTGGAATTCGCAAGAAACGGTGCTAAGGTCGTAATGCTAGACCGTACTCCGGAACATGCCGAAAAAGTAAAACGGCAGATCGAACAGGAAGGCGGGGAAGCCGTTGTGATTGCCTGTGATATCGAGCACCCGCAGCAGGTGGAAGAAGCGGTGAAACAGGCTGCCGAGAAGTGGGGGCGGCTGGATATCGTCTTTGCCAATGCCGGCATTAACGGGGCGATGACACCGATTGAGACGATGGATATCGAAGCCTGGGACCAGACGATTCATATTAATCTCCGTGGAACGTTTGCGACAGTCAAATATGCGATCCCATATATGAAGGAGAAAGGCGGCAGCATTCTGATCAACAGCTCGATCAACGGCAACCGCGTATTCTCAAATATCGGATTTTCGGCATACAGCACGACTAAGGCAGGCCAGGTTGCTTTTATGAAAATGGCGGCACTGGAGCTGGCTCAATACAAAATCAGGGTCAATGCCATCTGCCCGGGTGCGATCACTACCAATATTGATGACAACACCTATCCATCCGACGATCTGAAAGAAGTGCAGATTGAAGTGAACTTTCCGGATGGCGGACAGCCGCTGGAGGATGGACCCGGACGGCCTGATCAGGTGGCCAGACTGGCACTGTTCCTGGCTTCAGAAGATTCAGATCACATTACGGGTACGGAAATCTATTGCGACGGCGCAGAATCGCTCCTGCATGGCTAG
- a CDS encoding ABC transporter substrate-binding protein, with amino-acid sequence MKKKNIWAGLSLCLMLVAAGCGNNNAANTENAANAGNSPATTTNAPANAGANDAKSYKIAISQYVEHPSLDATREGFLAALKDAGIVEGENLKVDLENAQADQANNLSIAQKIAGDKNDLVLAIATPSAQSIVQNVKDTPILFAAVTDPLDAKIVTDLEHPGGNVSGASDTNPEAITRLMNFIATQFPNVKKLGLVINEGEPNAVVMADIAKKELDKHGIELVKAAITNTSEVKQAAESLVGRVDAFYITLDNSVVSGVDAIIQTANDNKIPFFSADRDTVEKGAFATVGFKYYDHGYQVGEMAVEVLKNGTSPGDMKVTMQEKLDLILNLKAAAAQGIEVTDAMKAEVADQASNIIQ; translated from the coding sequence ATGAAGAAAAAGAATATTTGGGCAGGCTTAAGCCTGTGTTTGATGCTCGTAGCAGCAGGCTGCGGAAACAACAATGCAGCGAACACAGAAAATGCTGCTAACGCTGGGAATTCACCGGCAACAACTACCAATGCCCCTGCTAATGCCGGAGCTAACGACGCCAAATCCTATAAAATTGCAATCTCCCAATATGTTGAGCATCCTTCGCTGGATGCCACACGTGAAGGGTTCCTGGCCGCACTCAAGGACGCCGGAATCGTAGAAGGCGAGAACCTTAAGGTGGATCTTGAGAATGCTCAGGCCGATCAGGCTAACAACCTGTCCATCGCGCAGAAGATTGCCGGAGATAAGAATGATCTTGTCCTGGCGATTGCTACACCGTCAGCCCAATCAATTGTACAGAATGTGAAAGACACCCCAATTTTGTTTGCAGCTGTTACTGATCCGCTGGATGCCAAGATTGTTACTGACCTGGAGCATCCGGGCGGCAATGTATCCGGAGCATCTGATACGAATCCGGAAGCTATCACCCGGCTGATGAACTTCATAGCAACGCAGTTCCCTAACGTGAAGAAGCTGGGGCTAGTGATTAATGAAGGCGAGCCCAATGCAGTCGTCATGGCTGATATTGCCAAGAAAGAGCTGGACAAACACGGCATCGAGCTGGTGAAGGCGGCGATCACGAATACTTCCGAAGTGAAGCAGGCTGCAGAGTCCCTCGTCGGCCGTGTGGATGCCTTCTATATCACCCTTGATAACTCCGTCGTGAGCGGTGTGGATGCAATCATCCAGACGGCAAATGACAACAAGATTCCTTTCTTCTCGGCTGACCGCGACACCGTAGAGAAAGGCGCTTTTGCTACAGTCGGCTTTAAGTATTATGATCATGGCTACCAGGTTGGTGAAATGGCTGTTGAAGTGCTTAAGAACGGTACCAGCCCTGGAGATATGAAAGTGACGATGCAAGAGAAGCTGGACCTGATTCTTAACCTGAAGGCAGCAGCTGCCCAGGGTATAGAAGTCACAGATGCCATGAAAGCTGAAGTCGCCGATCAGGCAAGCAATATCATTCAATAA
- a CDS encoding xylulokinase, with protein sequence MDQDIKQAILKGETSLGIEFGSTRIKAVLIDQRFETIASGSYEWENLLADGYWTYNLESIISGLQEAYSGMKQEVERKYGITIRTVGSIGFSAMMHGYMAFDSEGELLVPFRTWRNATTGAAAKELTELFKFNIPERWSIAHLYQAILNEEDHVSRIDFVTTLAGYIHWLLTGNKAIGIGDASGMLPIDEATHDFNETMVKQFDELVAAKGYSWKLKDILPEVNISGQQAGVLSAAGAKILDKSENLQPGIPLCPPEGDAGTGMVATNSVRKRTGNVSVGTSVFAMLVLEQELSAVYPEIDMVTTPNGNPVGMVHANNCSSDINAWLGLFREFYEAMGLKADVNHLYGVMFNKALEADPDGGGLLSYGYFSGENITGIEKGRPLFVRSPESRFNLANFMRTHLFTAFGALKIGMDILTKRENVAIDSILAHGGLFKTPIVGQKIVAAALNVPVSVMSTAGEGGAWGMAILASYMSNKEQQETLEDFLDQKVFKDAEGQEIYPDGSDVKGFETFMERYTQGLAIEQAAVDNLVENRRG encoded by the coding sequence ATGGATCAAGACATTAAACAAGCGATACTCAAGGGAGAAACCTCACTGGGTATCGAATTTGGATCCACACGTATCAAGGCAGTGCTGATTGATCAACGTTTTGAGACAATCGCATCTGGTAGTTATGAGTGGGAGAACCTCCTGGCAGACGGATATTGGACGTACAACTTAGAGAGTATTATCTCTGGTCTGCAAGAGGCTTACAGTGGAATGAAACAAGAGGTTGAACGGAAATATGGAATCACGATCCGCACAGTGGGGTCGATTGGATTCTCTGCAATGATGCACGGCTATATGGCTTTTGACAGCGAGGGTGAGCTGCTTGTTCCGTTCCGGACCTGGCGTAATGCGACAACGGGTGCTGCAGCAAAAGAGTTAACTGAACTATTTAAATTTAACATTCCTGAGCGGTGGAGTATTGCCCACCTGTATCAAGCGATATTGAACGAAGAAGACCATGTATCACGTATTGACTTCGTTACAACGCTGGCCGGCTATATTCACTGGCTGCTGACCGGCAATAAGGCCATTGGTATCGGTGATGCTTCCGGTATGTTGCCGATTGATGAAGCTACTCATGATTTCAATGAAACGATGGTTAAGCAATTTGATGAACTCGTTGCAGCCAAAGGCTACTCCTGGAAGCTGAAGGATATTCTTCCTGAGGTCAATATTTCAGGTCAGCAGGCTGGTGTGCTCTCCGCAGCAGGTGCCAAAATCTTAGATAAATCCGAAAACCTGCAGCCGGGTATTCCGCTTTGTCCTCCAGAAGGTGATGCGGGAACAGGGATGGTTGCCACGAACAGTGTAAGAAAGCGGACGGGTAATGTCTCGGTGGGAACTTCGGTTTTTGCTATGCTTGTATTGGAACAGGAGCTTTCCGCGGTATATCCGGAGATTGATATGGTAACTACGCCGAATGGTAATCCGGTCGGAATGGTTCATGCCAACAACTGCTCTAGTGATATCAACGCCTGGCTGGGCTTGTTCCGTGAATTCTATGAAGCCATGGGACTTAAGGCGGATGTCAATCATTTATACGGTGTGATGTTCAATAAGGCTTTGGAGGCAGATCCGGACGGCGGCGGCTTGCTCAGCTATGGTTATTTCTCGGGAGAGAATATTACTGGTATCGAAAAGGGCCGGCCGCTGTTTGTCCGTTCCCCGGAGAGCCGTTTCAATCTGGCTAACTTCATGCGTACTCATCTGTTTACGGCTTTTGGTGCTTTGAAAATCGGAATGGACATTCTGACCAAACGCGAAAATGTCGCCATTGACAGCATTCTGGCACACGGCGGTTTATTTAAAACTCCGATTGTCGGGCAAAAAATTGTTGCGGCTGCGCTGAATGTTCCTGTATCCGTAATGTCGACAGCCGGAGAAGGCGGAGCATGGGGGATGGCCATTCTGGCTTCTTACATGAGTAACAAGGAACAGCAGGAAACCTTGGAAGACTTCCTCGACCAAAAAGTATTTAAAGATGCTGAGGGCCAGGAAATTTACCCTGACGGCTCCGATGTTAAGGGCTTTGAGACATTTATGGAACGCTACACTCAGGGTCTGGCCATTGAGCAGGCTGCTGTAGATAATCTAGTGGAGAACCGGAGGGGTTAG